Below is a genomic region from Brassica rapa cultivar Chiifu-401-42 chromosome A08, CAAS_Brap_v3.01, whole genome shotgun sequence.
CCCCACATTTCATTCTCTCTCTTTACTTACTTCCTTGGCTATCACTTGTAGCTGCTCTATTATCTCTGAGAAGTCTGGTCTCAGCGTTGGATCCTTCTCCCACAATCTATCCATTAGCTCTCTCATTTTCGGATGCGTTTTCTTCGGGATCGTAGGCCGTAGTCCCTGAACCACCGACCCCCACAACTACGTTTTAGCTTTACAAGCAATAAATTCATTCtacataaagaaaagaaaacgatTTACCTTCTGAACCACCCCTACTGCTGCCTGCAATGGCGTCATGTATTCATATGGAATCTGCCATCACATCAAACCCAATGACTTAGTTAGCCTAACACTGAGATGATATTTTAATTGTCAGATGAGAAAAGACTTGTATAAACCACATACCTTGCCAGTCAACAACTCCCATAGCACAATCCCGTAGCTGAAAACGTCTGCCTTGTGATCATATGGCTTGTGTTCTATCACCTCCGGAGCCATCCAGCGATATGTTCCCGTTTCAGCTGTCATCACTCCAGTTTGTGCTTTTACTCTAGCTACCCCAAAGTCAGCAACCTTGACAACCTGtagtaacaaacaaaataatccACACACCACTATGAATCCGACAACCATTCTGTAGAACACAATGATATAGCATATGTGATGCAGCCCAAATTATGTAGCGTGTAAGCTTGGCCCAAATGCCAATTCATACATTCGCACTGCAAGCTACGTGCAGAGAGAGAATCACGATAAAAACTACGTTGAGAATATTACCTCATGCTCGTCCATTAGAAGGTTGGCAGCCTTCAAATCTCTgtgaattatattattttggtgTAAGTAGTTCATCCCTTTGCAGATATCTATAGCTACTTTTAACAAAGCTGGAAGCTTAAAGACGCCCTTTTGCTTGTGTAGATAGTCATATACACTTCCACCGGGCATGAATTCTATTAAATGAGAAAGAGACAAATGAGGGgaacaataataataacaataataagaCCAGATCATTATATAATGGTCAGTGCAACATACCTGTAACAATACACAGATGGGGTGGCTTAGTGCAAGCACCAATGAACTGGACGACGTTTTTGTGCCGCACTTTCCTGCAAACGGAAAGATTTTGAATGAGTCTGAGATGCTATTGTTCATATGCACACAAGTTCACAAGGGAAGGCACACAAACCTCATAATAAAGACTTCTTGGGCAAACTCTTTCTCTAGCTCAGAATCTAGACGCTCTGGCTTGAGGACTTTGATAGCGACTTCCTGGCTACAATATGTACCTTTATACCTGAATAACACAAAAGGTAAGGAGAAAGAGGGCGAGAGATATTAACTTCTAAGCATATGAAATGACATTACATTTGATAGGTGGAACCAACTTACAGATCTCCGTAAGAACCGGATGCTATTTTATGCCCGAATTTTAACTGTTGAAGGTTGATTTCCCAAACATCAGTTCCATCAGTGGGTATTGCGACCGTCCTGGCACCTGTTTGTCCGTTTTCCTTTTCAGGAGAGAAGGATTGCTGCATAGGCCAGCTTTGGTCCTGCAATTGAGTGTAGtgaaaaaatcattaataactTAGAAAAAGACATGACATGATTGTGAAGATGTTGTCACTAATAAAAACTGCAAGACTCCATATATGACACcaaactccatttttttttcagaattaattaaacatagtcatcatcaatatatatattttgcacGAAAGTAGTTAAATTGGCAACAAGTACCTCGATTTTTGCTGCTTCTTTCTCCAATGCTATTCTAAGTCTGTCTACTTcctgtataattataaaaatgcagCAACGGTTGTTAACTCGGGACCTTTCTCTTTATAATGAATGAACATGCCAACACGCATCTGTTCTATAGAGCATGGATCATATAGTACACTACACGATAGCATTGCAATAGGGAAGGAAAAAGGAGAACAActagaagaaaaacaaaaaaagtactACCTCGTAAGGCCAACCATCAACGACAAAGACATCTAGAGAGAAACCATCAGTTGTAGAAAAAGCATGCGCCTCTTGAATGTTGAGTCCAAGCTCAGCAAGCAATGCAGTTAACTGCATCATTTACACTGGATATAGTAAGCATCGACGAATCAAAATAATCACAAAAGCCAACAATCACACAGATCATATATATACCTGAAAAAGGAGTTTAGGCTTGTCTATTGTGGAGAAAGTTATCTCATGCAAGGGCCTGCGTTTCAATTAACAAGCGGGAGTGAGTTGGTAACTGCGCCAAATCAACAACACATATAAACTTCCTTACACATACCGTGAATTGTTAGGCACAGAGGAGTCTCCCTCCTCCTCGTCATGGGATATAGTGGAAGCAAGTGCAAGTGCTTCAAGATTGGGAGATGAACCAAATGCAGGCGGCGGATGAATGctgcaaaaaaattaaaaaaaaaaaaaaaatcagagagagagagtcgaGTACACACTTTGATTATCGTTATGTGGATCAAAAGGCAACCTTTTtctggtagaagcttgatcaggTTCATTGGTACGAAGAGAGTCCAAGGAAATGGAGTCAGCTGAGATATTCCCCGTAGGAGGTTGAACCTTTAAGAAAAGATGAGTCACCAAACATCCTGTGAGCCCAAAAAAGTTCACAGAggcaaaacaataaaaataaataaaaataacaaacaacAAACTCACCTGGACGAGACGGACTTGGATAACAGGTCTGTTGTTTGGATCAAGAGCGGAGTGAAGAAGTCTCTGGTGCATGAGAACGTCTTCTGCTCTCTCTACATTCACATCCAAAGCATATCTAAAAAACAAGATAAACAATGAGCCTAACCTAATTAAGGCGGGCACATACATGCAGAAGCAGATCATAAACAATGTATAATGATTACCGAGCGGGGAGGCGATTGAAGTGAGCCCAGAGGTCGTCGACGAAACCAGGGAGATGGGTGTCTACGGTGTCAGATTGACGGAGACGGCTGATAACCTCATCGAAAACCTCCGTTTTCATGCGCTCGCGACGGTCGATGGCAGCCTGCGACGTCGGTAAGATATCGCTAATCCCTCTACTTCCGCAGCTCTCGTTGTCCTCCATCACCACCATTGACCACCAGAGGGAAAATAAAAAGTGGTTCCAACAGAAAAAAGGAAAGTTTAAAGATGGAATAGAATCACCGTTTGAATTTGATCCAACACAGAGATGAAGATGCGAGGatctctagaaaaaaaaatattcaaattgtAAAGaggaaagaagagagagaagagacgaTCAGAAATTCAGAATTGAGGAGGGATTAttatgagagttttttttttgtaacgttttatcttcttcttccgcAATTGTGTTTCGTTGCTTTTTTGTTTGGGGGGGGGGGTGTATAAAACGACACCGTAGTGCGCAGCGGATGACTCATGCCGCCGTGGCGATGCTGATCTATTTTAATCGCTGAGGGGTATTAATGGAATTTCGTCCGTTTTCTTAATTACCAAGTCGACGAGTAATTAGAAGGAGATCTCCCCATTTGTCCCCCTGATTACGCCCTTTTGCGTTACTGTCTCTGACCCcacctccctccctccctcctcCATTGGCATATTCCACATGAGCCCACAGTTATCCGGATCAGGTTCTTCTCGCCTATTACTACTTTTTAACGTTATTTctctttcatttctttttggtaaaatgttaaataatatctttttttttgtccacaTCTCCTGGTCTAAATATGTTTATCCCAATCCAAAGTATTTATCTAAATTtgaaccgaaaaaccgaaaccgatCCAGACTATTATACACAAATATCCAAACGGAACTTATGAATTTAGTATTTTGGAGTTTGGTTATAAGCCAAACCGAAATCCAAACTAGGATCCGAAGATAtccgaaattagttaaatatgttaatgttttttatatattaaggtgatttagatatttcagagtattcaaaatatttttgtagtttgttttatttgttatttaaatttttttaattaatttagatagtttagctaatttttaattagatttgtgaataatttctaaattttgaaaaaaaaaatattgtcatcatatgagatttgaaaaatatatttttggacgATTTCAAATATTGGTTacaatccgatccgaaccgaacttGGAAGGAACCGAGCCGAACCTGATCTTATAGTTAGTAAAACCTGAACGGGACTTTTAAGCATAATACCGAAAATCTGAATCAATCGAACCGAAACACGATGAAGGTTTCGAACGCCCATACCTAAACATCTCCGTTTTCTTATTTATCAGTTTAGTCCCTTTTACTTTCCTCAATCGATTAAACACCCTTCAATTTCTCTATTTGGGACATAATATAGCCAATAGTTTACCTATGTGTCTTATGTATATATGGACGTCATATAATTGACTTGACGATTGTATTCATTTAGTGGACTTTTCTCGTTTGGGATAATGTTATTTTCACTCGAAATGCTGCATTTTGTGTTTGTGACACGTAAAAACTGACACCCACATATCAAAGATAAATAGGGCCCAAATATATCAACAGTCTCAGTCGCATGTGACTACTCCCTAGTCCCTCGTGTTTGGAGGCATTGTACTCTCGACCAACATCGTAAGTTATATAACTTCTCCCTAATTAACCTAAAGCTTAATTATATTCATTCATCAAGCTGAGCTTTTCCAATGCATCATTCGTTTGATTAGCAATGCATATGTATATGAATGAAGTTTGAAACACAAATTCACACACATGTGGTTAATCTGGATATGATTAAGCAAATACACACATAATTTTCGATTTACGGGAACGAATAACtgaatatatatagtatatcaGTCGTTTCTTCGgtgacctatatatatatattgttagttACAAAATGTGGTGTGCTCTTGTTAGTTACAAAATAAACCTTAACATAATATGGGGTAGAACGTGGTGTGCTCTTGTTAGTTacaaaattttgtatatatatggtCTAACAAAAATGCATTCCGTATTTTCTTTGAGATGAAGTATAATCGAAAACTATAAGTAAAGACGCATTTTGTGTTGACCCAAAAAATCATGCATactagtatatataaaaataatatcgcACAGTGGAGATATATGCAACacttacatttatatttattattctcagaaaaaaaattacttacATTTATAGCATTTTTAATGAATAAACGCACGCATATCACGATTATTAAGCAGCTAGTAGTAATTAACGTCGAACGAGTTTGGTCAAAATGGGAGTGATCAAAGGTACATTTAAGTTTTCTCATCAATGATACACGATTactgattatttaatttaacaagaaaatcaaatattGTGAAATgagatttgtattaaaattagTCCATGTTGATGATCAACAGGAAATGAAGGAGTTGACCAGAGAGAGAgactaagggcctgactggttcaaacgcagcggttgcggttgcgggcgtttacggatgcgggtggttgcgggtTTTAGctgttttaagagatttgtacgactggttctgcggttagaaattggtgcgtttgcgggatacttatgactggttaactaccaaatacaacagcggttaaataataaattaacaatatttacattttacataattataaaaatatcaaaaatcataatattataataaatatgtaaattatattttcaaagttatagttttaaatttttaaaattatagaaaatatttttattttaaaattttataatattaattaaaatataatagatatattttagtatttttataattccattttaaaaaatttattgaatatttttatttttgtatttatatgatttttaaaaaaaagaaaaaaaatttatcctcccgcaaccgcccgcaaccgcaaacgctagctggaaccagcttttgaatttaagaggttcggagcggtttgaagcgatttgtagcggtttatatgattgtttcgaaacgctgtcaaccgctaccaaccgcaaaagctgcgtttgcgggtggtagcggggaaaCCAATCAAGCTCTAAAGATGCGGCAGCCAGGAAAGGAATAAACCCATTTTGTTTCGGTAATCAAAATTAGTGAATAATTAATCAGTTCTGTTTAAATTGATTGTTCGGTagggtcccaaagtcgatgacgTGGCAGCACATGGCTGCATTACATCCCACGTGGACTGTTGCCCCTTTACTCTCACCAAAGGTCGCGTCTTTTTAGCTGGACAACCAGCGAAGCCGCGACATGTCGCCGTTCTGAAGTTTCTGTCTGCCATCTGTTTTTGTTGAGAACcacttctttctttctttcttttcttgttcTTCGTCTTTATCCATTTCAATAATTATTACCTACGCACCACATTGCCCCTTCTACCTTTTCGTACAAGTTGTATACGAATGTTAAGGTAAACCAGCACTCATTCAGCCATTTGCTATATCACACTATTTCTAATTAAATAACCGAGTAGTGAGACATCATCCCGTTACATATTAATGGTTGCATGCCaagtttttgtatatatttatgtcatcACAAGCAACAAAATATGGGATACATGTgtatacttatttatatattcgctgataaaaaaaatgttcCAGGAGGATATATTAAAAGATTCAGCCACTAAACACAATGTCAGATCGCTTATAAAATAGTATTATCACCAAATAATGCAAATATTTaaacaacttttatatttttcacgATA
It encodes:
- the LOC103835184 gene encoding serine/threonine-protein kinase STY46; protein product: MVVMEDNESCGSRGISDILPTSQAAIDRRERMKTEVFDEVISRLRQSDTVDTHLPGFVDDLWAHFNRLPARYALDVNVERAEDVLMHQRLLHSALDPNNRPVIQVRLVQVQPPTGNISADSISLDSLRTNEPDQASTRKSIHPPPAFGSSPNLEALALASTISHDEEEGDSSVPNNSRPLHEITFSTIDKPKLLFQLTALLAELGLNIQEAHAFSTTDGFSLDVFVVDGWPYEEVDRLRIALEKEAAKIEDQSWPMQQSFSPEKENGQTGARTVAIPTDGTDVWEINLQQLKFGHKIASGSYGDLYKGTYCSQEVAIKVLKPERLDSELEKEFAQEVFIMRKVRHKNVVQFIGACTKPPHLCIVTEFMPGGSVYDYLHKQKGVFKLPALLKVAIDICKGMNYLHQNNIIHRDLKAANLLMDEHEVVKVADFGVARVKAQTGVMTAETGTYRWMAPEVIEHKPYDHKADVFSYGIVLWELLTGKIPYEYMTPLQAAVGVVQKGLRPTIPKKTHPKMRELMDRLWEKDPTLRPDFSEIIEQLQVIAKEVEEEEEEKKRSPTGGGGGIFAALRRSATHH